Genomic DNA from Bacteroides zhangwenhongii:
CCGCAAGCGTTATTATGTTTCAGAATAGCGAAAGTGAGGTCGTCAAATTCATCAATCAAATCAACGGCAGCATTGATATCGAGAAGATTATTATAAGAGATTTCCTTTCCGTGAATCTGGTCGAACATCGCTTCCAGATTTCCGTAGAAATAGCCCTTCTGATGCGGGTTCTCACCATAACGAAGTTGTTTTTGGCTATTGACAGAGCAACGGAAAGCAGAACCTTCGCCTGCATCAAAATAATTGAAGATCGCTGAATCGTAGTGAGAAGAAACGGCAAACGCTTCTTTTGCCATCCAACGGCGTTCTTCGAGTGAGGAAGTAGCGCCGTGCTCCATCAACATATCCAGCAACGGTTTGTATTGTGCCTGAGAAGCAACGATAATTACGTCGTTGTAGTTCTTGGCTGCGGCACGAATCAGAGAGATTCCGCCTATATCGATTTTCTCAATAATATCTGCTTCGGATGCACCGGAAGCTACGGTAGCTTCAAACGGATACAGGTCAACAATGACTAAATCTATTTCAGGGATTTCATACTTTTCAATCTGTTGCAGATCTTGCTCCAGCCCGCGACGACAAAGAATACCTCCGAATATTTTCGGATGTAACGTCTTTACCCGACCACCGAGAATAGAAGGGTAAGTGGTCAAATCTTCCACTGCCTTACAAGGATATCCCAATGATTCAATAAACTGACGAGTTCCTCCTGTTGACAAGAACTCTACTCCTTCTTCGTGAAGTTTGGTAATAATTTCATCCAAACCTTCTTTGTGGTATACAGATACCAATGCAGTTTTTATTCTTTTAGACTCTGACATTGAATTGCTTATTAAGTATTTGGTGTGCAAAGTTACGAAATATTGTTTATCGTACGTAATAAATAAGGTGTGAATTAATAAAAAAAAGCGTTGACTCTCTCAAACAGAAAATCAACGCTTCTTCGCAAAGTATATTTTTGTTCAAAAACTATTACCAGATGGACACCCGTTTGTCTTTAGCCACGAACATAGGATCCTGCTCAGTAATATTGAATGCTTCGTACCAGTTTCCAATATGAGGAAGTGCACCGTCTACACGCCACTTGCCTAATGAGTGAGGATCGAGTTTTGTCAATCGGAGAATTTCTTCCGGACGGATATTTCCTGCCCATACATTAGCATAAGCAAGGAAGAAACGTTGTTCGGGAGTAAATCCGTCTACTGTTTCAAGCGGTGCATTAGCTGTCGCGTTCTTGAAAGCCTGGAAAGAAACTTGCAGACCGCCATGATCGGCAATATTTTCACCCAAAGTCAACTGACCGTTGGCATGCACACCGGGAGCTACTTCAATACTGTCAAAGAAGTTCACCATTACTTGGGCACGTTCCTTGAACTTTTCAGCATCCTCTTCCGTCCACCACTCTTTCAGGTTTCCGTCTTTGTCATATTGACGTCCCTGATCGTCGAATCCATGTGTCATCTCATGCCCGATAACGACTCCGATAGCACCGTAATTCATTGCATCATCGGCGTTCATATCGAAAAATGGCGGCTGCAGGATAGCTGCGGGGAAGCAGATCTCATTGGTAGTAGGATTGTAATAAGCATTAACAGTCTGCGGTGTCATCAACCATTCATCCTTATCTACCGGCTGACCGGCTTTGGCAATCATTTCATTGTAATCCCATTGACTGGCACGCTCGATATTCGCCCAATAAGAATCATTCTTAATCTCCAAAGCCGAATAATCTTTCCACTTGTCCGGATAACCGATCTTTACATGAAAAGCATCCAGTTTCTCCAATGCTTTCACCTTAGTCGGTTCGCTCATCCATTCCAGCGCCTTGATACGTTCGCCCAAAGAAGTTTGCAGATTCTTCACTAAGGTAACCATACGCTCTTTTGCTGCAGCCGGAAAGTATTTTTCTACATACATCTGTCCTACCACTTCACCGAGAACAGCGTCTACCGTACTTACCGAACGCTTCCAACGAGGCTGCATTTCTTTCTTACCGGACATCGTCCTACTATAAAAATCGAAGTTCTGAGCTTCAAAGTCATCGCTAAGATATGAAGCGGCAGCATCTATCAAGCTCCATTGCAAGTACAATTTCTGATCGTCCAATGATACAGTGTTAATCACATCGGCAACTTCTTTCATAGCGGCAGGCTGACCTATGTTCACTTCCTTCAGGTCTTTCAAACCTGAAACAGCGAAATAAGTATCCCAGTCGAAAGTCGGGATGTTCTTTTTCAGCGTTTCCATATCCATCTTATTATAATTGGCATGAGGATCACGCAATTCCACTTGTGAACGGGCCGCTTTAGCCAAACGGGTTTCAATGTTCATTACAGCTTTTACCGCTTTCTGTGCAGTAGCCTCATCATAACCTGCCAACCGGAACATCTTGGCGATGTGTTCCTGGTATTTGTTACGGATGTTGGTAGTCTGTTCGTCTTCTTCCAGATAATAATCGCGTTGTCCCATTCCGATACCACCCTGATAGGTCTGTACTATATTCATCGAACTGTTCATATCATCCGCACCAACAAACATCGTGAAGTAAGGCCGTATACCTCTCTTCTGACTTTCGGCAATGTATGCGTAGATTTCGTTCTTGTCTTTCAGCGCATCGATAGCGGCCAATTCGTCTTTAATCGGAGCTACTCCCTCCTGGTTCAACTTCACACTATCCATTGCGATATTGTAAAGGTCGCCAACTTTCTGAGCGGCGCTTCCCGGAGCATTGTCCGTCTTTGCGGCCAGTTCGGCAATCAGGGATTTCAATTGTTCACGGCTGTTCTCACGCAACATATCGAATGTTCCGAAACGGGAATATTCGTCAGTCAACGGGTGATCTTTCACCCAACCGCCACACGCATATTGATAAAAACTTGTACCCGGCACAGCCGTGGTATCCAGATTAGCAAGGTCGATACCGGACGTCAGTACGGCCTCTTTCTTACTGTTACATCCTGTTGTCATAAGGCATACCGCAAGAATTGGTAAATACTTGGTTACTTTCATACTTAATATAATATATTATAGAATTATCATGTTATGCGAAGGAAGGCCCTAGCCTTTCACTTCTTCCAGTTCCATCGACACCCGTTCCCACTCTTCAACGATTGTGTCCAACTGTTGTTTCAGTTTCTGATGGCGTTCATATAGCTGCATATCCGAAGCCCCTTCCGGAGTCGCCATCTTCTCTTCCACAATGGCAATCGCGGCTTCCGTCTCTTCTATCGAGGCTTCACAGTCCGCTACCTGACGTTCGAGTTTCTTAATCTTCTTATTCAACTCTTTCTGTGCCTCATAAGAAAGTTTGTTCTCCGAAGGTTGCACGGCTTCCTGTTCTCCATTTCCTTTGGCTGTTGCCGTAGGAGAAACAGACAATCCGGCGCCTTTTTGAAGTTCATTCAGGCTATCTATCTTTTTCTTTTGCAGAAATTCATAAATACCTCCGAGATGCTCTTTCACCACTCCTCCACCGAACTCATATACTTTAGTCGCAAGTCCGTCCAAAAAATCACGGTCGTGACTGACAAGAATGACTGTGCCGTCAAATTCACGGATCGCTTCTTTCAACACATCCTTTGAACGCATATCCAAGTGATTGGTCGGTTCGTCAAGAATCAGGAAGTTTACAGGTTCAAGAAGAAGTTTGATCATTGCCAATCGGGTACGTTCTCCACCGGAAAGGACTTTGACTTTCTTGTCCGAAGCTTCGCCGCCAAACATGAAGGCACCCAAAATATCCCGTATCTTCAAACGGACATCTCCCGTTGCTACCCGGTCTATGGTATCAAACACCGTCAGATTCTCATCCAACATCTGTGCCTGATTCTGTGCAAAATAACCAATCTGAACATTATGACCGATGGTCAGTTTGCCGTCAAAGTCAA
This window encodes:
- the purH gene encoding bifunctional phosphoribosylaminoimidazolecarboxamide formyltransferase/IMP cyclohydrolase, producing MSESKRIKTALVSVYHKEGLDEIITKLHEEGVEFLSTGGTRQFIESLGYPCKAVEDLTTYPSILGGRVKTLHPKIFGGILCRRGLEQDLQQIEKYEIPEIDLVIVDLYPFEATVASGASEADIIEKIDIGGISLIRAAAKNYNDVIIVASQAQYKPLLDMLMEHGATSSLEERRWMAKEAFAVSSHYDSAIFNYFDAGEGSAFRCSVNSQKQLRYGENPHQKGYFYGNLEAMFDQIHGKEISYNNLLDINAAVDLIDEFDDLTFAILKHNNACGLASRSTVLDAWKDALAGDPVSAFGGVLITNGVVDKEAAEEINKIFFEVIIAPDYDVDALEILGQKKNRIILVRKEAKLPKKQFRALLNGVLVQDKDTNIETVADLKTVTDKAPTPEEVEDMLFANKIVKNSKSNAIVLAKGKQLLASGVGQTSRVDALKQAIEKAKSFGFDLNGAVMASDAFFPFPDCVEIADKEGITAVIQPGGSVKDDLSFAYCNEHGMAMVTTGIRHFKH
- a CDS encoding M13 family metallopeptidase; the encoded protein is MKVTKYLPILAVCLMTTGCNSKKEAVLTSGIDLANLDTTAVPGTSFYQYACGGWVKDHPLTDEYSRFGTFDMLRENSREQLKSLIAELAAKTDNAPGSAAQKVGDLYNIAMDSVKLNQEGVAPIKDELAAIDALKDKNEIYAYIAESQKRGIRPYFTMFVGADDMNSSMNIVQTYQGGIGMGQRDYYLEEDEQTTNIRNKYQEHIAKMFRLAGYDEATAQKAVKAVMNIETRLAKAARSQVELRDPHANYNKMDMETLKKNIPTFDWDTYFAVSGLKDLKEVNIGQPAAMKEVADVINTVSLDDQKLYLQWSLIDAAASYLSDDFEAQNFDFYSRTMSGKKEMQPRWKRSVSTVDAVLGEVVGQMYVEKYFPAAAKERMVTLVKNLQTSLGERIKALEWMSEPTKVKALEKLDAFHVKIGYPDKWKDYSALEIKNDSYWANIERASQWDYNEMIAKAGQPVDKDEWLMTPQTVNAYYNPTTNEICFPAAILQPPFFDMNADDAMNYGAIGVVIGHEMTHGFDDQGRQYDKDGNLKEWWTEEDAEKFKERAQVMVNFFDSIEVAPGVHANGQLTLGENIADHGGLQVSFQAFKNATANAPLETVDGFTPEQRFFLAYANVWAGNIRPEEILRLTKLDPHSLGKWRVDGALPHIGNWYEAFNITEQDPMFVAKDKRVSIW